GAATAATAAATCCGAAATATCCATAATTTTTTAACAAATTCGCTGCTCTTTCAACAAATGCCGAGTAGGGATTCATTCTATTCTCAACCGTGGTGTAATTACTAAAAAGATATTTTACAATTGTAGGGTCTAACCCTTTAATATCCACATATGGCGGATTCCCGATAACGATATAAAAACCTCCATTTTTCATTATTTCCGGAAATTCTGCTTTCCATTTGAAAGACTCATCGGAAATTGATGGGCCATCAATCAAGCTTGAAGGTAATAAATATGCATTAAAATGAAAAAATTAAAGGAGCTATAACTGAAACGGATCTCAAACTTAGTAAAATCAAACATAAGTTAGCGGTAGAAAAGAATATTGATATTTCATTTGAGCGTCTGTTAGCTATGCTTGCTGACAAGTATGAGGAGGTCAAGGCTTGATGACTAAATTAGAGGATTTTGAAACTTATCTCATAGGTGAACTTCGCATGTCTCCAAGCACAATGAAACTTACAATGAAAAAATGGAATACACGGAAAGAAGATGTGATATCAATGACAGAACATCTATACAGACATTTATTAGACAAGGATGGCAAAAAAAGGAAATAAAACAGCCGATGGCTATATAAAAATATTGAACAGATGGAGCAAATACAAGAGATTCCAGCCATTCAAATATTTCAGGCAATACGGAAGTTTTGGAATAAAGTATTGCACTGAAGAACAAACGAGAAATTGATGGAAACAGTTGCAAATAAGGGCTTAAGGGAAAAAGCAATGCTTTCTGTTTGTTTAACTGCGTATTAAGATTAAAGGAAGCATGCGACTTAAAAATATCAAATATTTACGATGATACAATAAAAGTTTTAGGCAAGGGACAAAAAGAAAGATTAGTATATTTGCCTCCAGAGACAAAGGAAGCTTTGATGGATTATTTAAAGGTAAGGACTCCGGAGAAAAATTTGGAGGACCGTGATTACGTTTTTACTACTGCATCCTGGAAGAAATTGAGCTATAATTATTTCACGAAAATATGCCATGAAATAAGCATAATGGCCGGAGTAAAATGGCATCCGCATATGGTAAGGCATACGTATGCTACTGAACTTTTCAAATCCGGAGTGAATATTTATTACGTTGCGAGATTGTTAGGCCACTAGGATTTGAGTTCAACGGAATTTTATCTGCATCCTTCTTGGGATGATGAAATAAATGCAATGAGAAAATTAAAGAAGGTCCATAATTCATTGGATTCGGATTGTACGGGCCTGCCGGGATTTGAACCCGGGTTGTCGGCTCCGAGGGCCGATGGGATATCCTGACTACCTCACAGGCCCGCTTTCCCTATCGTGTATTAATATTAAAACAAAGCGCAACATACAAAAGGCTTATTTTAGAATGTTTGATGTAAACCCTATGCCTATAGATCCACAAGTAAGAAAATATTTAGATGCGATGTCGAAGGTAAGCGTTCCAGAACTCAACAAGACTCCAATAGAAGATCTTAGAAAGATATTCGACACTCCGGCCTCTGGTGCTCCTAAAGTGAAGATATCCGTAGTTGAGGATATGATCTTGGATACCGATGCAGCTAAGCTTCCTGCTAGACTATACGACGATTCTAATTCAGATTCACTTGTACTCTACTTCCATGGCGGCGGTTTCGTTTTTGGGAGTATAGAGACGCACGATTCGCTGTGCAGGCGGATAGCGAAGTATTCTGGATCGAAGGTAATATCAGTAGGCTATAGGCTAGGCCCGGAAAACAAGTTCCCTGTAGCCCAAATAGACGCGTTTAATTCTTATCTGTACGTTTTGAAAAGAAGCGAGGAATTAGGTGTGGACAGCGATAAGATAGCATTAATGGGAGACAGCGCTGGAGGGAATCTTGCAGCCGTAGCAAGCCTGATGGCGAGGGATAAAGGTATAAAGCTTCCTAGGCTGCAGGTCTTAGTATACCCATCAACGGGTCCAGATATGACTTCTAAATCGTACCTGGAGTATAGTTCGATCTATTTGACCAAAGAGCTCTTGAACTGGTTTTCTTCCCAATACCTAAATAGCATTGAGGACGCTTTAAATCCTTACTTTTCGCCTATACTAGCCGATTTATCTGGTCTTCCAGAAGCTATTGTAGTAACAGATGAATACGATCCTTTACTGGAACAGGGCGAAACTTACTCTGCAACGCTTAGGGATAGTGGAGTGCCAGTTACATCAATTAGGGTAAACGGCATGATACACGGATTCCTATCAAATTTCCATCTTTTCAGGGCGGCAGATGTTTCATTGATGATGATTTCAGGTGCAATTCACACCATTTTGGAGAGTTGAAGATTTAGAATAATTTTGATTGTGATCCTGAGCTGATCTCAGCTATTTCTGGTTCGAGGTCAAATATGTCGTAGATTAGCTTTTTCTTTTTGCCAATTTGATAAAAAGATTTATAGTTGAGGCATAATGTGCATTTTGTTACATAGGATGAAAGTTCGCAATTTCCTGAATTGTAGTAAATGCACTTTTCTATGTTAGCCTTATCTTTCTCCATATCATTCGCTCTCTTTATACAGTGGCACAGATATTGCAGCAAGATCAGATCCATTCTCTAATCCGGGCACTATTTTGAATGGTCTGTACATGCTTTTAAATTCTTCTCTAATTGCATCATTCAGCGGATCGAAGAGATCCTTGCCTGCCTTTGATATGCCGCCTCCAATTATAACCAATTCAGGGTCAAGTATGTTTATGATGTTCACTATGCCAACAGCTAAATAGTATATTGTTTCTTCGAGAATCAACTGTGAAAACATATCACCTTTCTTCTTTCCTTCAAATACCTTTTCAGCCGTTATCTCTGTCGGCCTTATTCTTGAGAAGAAATTCGAATCCCTCACAGCGTTAAGGTTCTCTATGACCCTCCTTGCTATAGCTTTGCCTCCTGCAAGGGCTTCTAGGCAGCCTCTTCTTCCGCATCCGCAAGTAGGGCCGTTTACCATTATAACACTATGGCCCAATTCTCCTGCCATTCCGTGGGCACCTTTATATAATTTTCCGTTTATGAATATGCCGCCTCCAATGCCCGTACTGAGCGTCATATACACAAAATTATCGACGTTCTTTCCAGATCCAAAAAGCCTTTCAGCTATAGCAGCGGCTGTAGCATCGTTTTCCAAGTAAGTTTTAGCTCCATAATACTTTTGTATTGGTTCTACGATATTGAAGTTGCTTAGCCCGAATATGTTGGGGGAAGCTATAACTACTCCCTTTTTGTTGTCTACCGGCCCGGCAAAAATTATCCCTATCATGTCTGGTTTGTCAACACCGGCTTTTTTGAGTGCAGCATCACCCATCGTTATCATTTCTTCAATAAGCCTTTTCTTCCCAAGATGTTTGACAGTCGGCATACGCACATTTGAAAGTATATTTCCGTTATCGTTTCCGACCACAGTTGAAATTTTCGTACCTCCAACGTCATAGCCTAGAATCTTTAATGCCACGTGACTTACATTTTATCTTTGCTTATAAAAGTGATCTTCCTCTTACGTTTCCGTATCGATCTATAAAGCCCCCCATCATCATGAGATCCATTAACACGAATGCAGTTAAACACTCGACGACCGGTACCGCCCTTATCGCAACGCAAGGATCATGCCTGCCCTTTACTGTTATTTCGGATTTTTCCTTGCTGATCAGGTTTATTGTATCCTGCTTCTTGTGAATCGACGGCGTTGGTTTTACTGCTATAGAAAACTTTACTGGCATGCCTGTTGTCATGCCTCCAAGTATGCCGCCATTGTGGTTTGTTTTAGTTAGAATATGGCCGTCGAGCACTGTAAACGGATCGTTTGCCTCTGAACCTTTCATTTTAGACAAAGTGAAACCATCGCCGAACTCTATAGCCTTTACGGCTGGTATCGAAAACATAGCCCTTGATATCTCACTTTCCACAGAATTAAAAAATGGTTCTCCCACTCCAGGGGGCAAACCCTCAACTATTGTGTCGATCCTTCCTCCAATACTGTCTCCTGACTTCATTATGTCTACTAAGAGTGATGTTGCTAGAGAATTTTTTTCTGGATCTGGAATTCTCGTCTCAAAATTATATGGGTCACCTCTAATTTCATCGCAAGTAACTTCTCCAATCGACTTCATATAGCTTGTTATCTTTATTCCTAGAGAATCTAGGTAAGATTTTGCCAATGCACCTGCAGCGACCAGCGGAGCTGTCATCCGCCCGGAGAGGAAACCTCCCCCCTCGTAATTGCGGAAATCCCCATATTTTACGTATAATGTGTAATCACTGTGTCCGGGCCGCGGATTTTCTTTCAGTTCTTCATAGTAAGAGGATATGACGTTCTTGTTCTCTATGATCATAGTTATAGGGCTACCGTCCGTGAAGCCGTTGTGCATCCCAGATATTATCTTTACAACATCCTCTTCCTTCCTTTGGGAAGTTATAATAGTATTGCCTGGCCTTCTGTATTCCATATATTTTTGTATGTAGTCGAGAGGAATTTTATATCCAACAGGAAATCCGTCTACTAAGGATCCGACGCTTTCACCGTGGGATGAGCCAAATAGGCTTAACTTTAGTACATTGCCAAGATAAAACATGACCACATATTGCTAATATGGATTTAACTGTGATCGCCAATAGCCACAGAATATATGAGAATATGAATGTTTACGCTATATTGTCTTTGCTCTTCTATCATATTCGCACTATGGTTTCCATTTTGCATTCTTATCGAACAATATAGTTACCGTAAAAATTGATCATATCATCCAACGATGCATTCATCATTCAATAAGCACCTCGTGGATTTAGTGTTACGAACGATATGCTTAGCTTTATGGTATTTCAATTTGCATTTAAACTAAGGATAAAAATGAGCTAACAGTTTCGGAGAATCGTCATGAAAAGAATCTTTTGACTCTATCGCTTATCAAGAACGTGCCTATGCTAAGGACCCTTCCATTCGTAACATCAATTGCACTCATTGAAGCATTCTTTATCTCTACGCTGTAGCAGTCATCTTCTCCCATGCCAAGCATATCGCATATTAGAGCCTTTATTGGATATGCATGGCTAACGATTATATAACTACCATCATATTCGTTGATTACCTCTCTCATGCGTTTTACATGCGATTCCCAAGGTTCCATCTTCATATCCTCTCTGCTCTTCCACGGGATCTCAGAAATGTGCATATTATTATATGGGCCAAACCCTGATTCTCTGACTCTGTCATCAGTTAATATTTCAAGGCCACATTTATTAGCAATGATCCTAGCGGTCTGTACTGCACGGAGGATTGGGCTAGTAATGATGCCATCAAACTTGAGTTCGGCAAGTTTAGGTGCAATAAAGGTAACCTGCTCTCTACCGTATTGAGTTAATGGATACCTATCATAATCGGATGATATTATGCCGTAGAGGTTGGTTTCGCTTTCTCCGTGCCTTACCAGTATGGCCCTATTCATATGTTTTTTGAATTTTGATTTGTTATAATAAGGTTAGGGAATGCATACCATTCATTAAACAATATTTTTTAAGGTATTTGTTGGTGAGAACCATTTAATTTTCCGACTTTGCTTCGTTATTGGTCCTTACTATCAAAGCATTCTAAAGTATTAGAAAATAAAGTGCTTCTATGAATATCTGGCGCGAGCTCAAATTGGGTATCAAGCCGTTTCTTCGTATCGTTGCCTATTCTCTCTTAAAATGAAATAGATCTTCCGATTTCTAAATCTAAATAATCAGGCAGTAACCTAATCAAAGAAATTGAATAAAAATAATACGAAGCTGTTATCAATAAGGTAATAATAATTCTCCATGGCGAATGAACTTGTGCACGAAAAAAGCCCTTACCTGCTGATGCATTCCAACGACCCAATAGACTGGATGCCGTGGTCTGAAAGAGCCTTCTCAAAGGCTGCTGCGGAAAATAGGCTTATATTTTTGAGCATTGGATAC
This genomic stretch from Thermoplasma volcanium GSS1 harbors:
- a CDS encoding ROK family protein; this translates as MALKILGYDVGGTKISTVVGNDNGNILSNVRMPTVKHLGKKRLIEEMITMGDAALKKAGVDKPDMIGIIFAGPVDNKKGVVIASPNIFGLSNFNIVEPIQKYYGAKTYLENDATAAAIAERLFGSGKNVDNFVYMTLSTGIGGGIFINGKLYKGAHGMAGELGHSVIMVNGPTCGCGRRGCLEALAGGKAIARRVIENLNAVRDSNFFSRIRPTEITAEKVFEGKKKGDMFSQLILEETIYYLAVGIVNIINILDPELVIIGGGISKAGKDLFDPLNDAIREEFKSMYRPFKIVPGLENGSDLAAISVPLYKESE
- a CDS encoding 2,3-diphosphoglycerate-dependent phosphoglycerate mutase, encoding MNRAILVRHGESETNLYGIISSDYDRYPLTQYGREQVTFIAPKLAELKFDGIITSPILRAVQTARIIANKCGLEILTDDRVRESGFGPYNNMHISEIPWKSREDMKMEPWESHVKRMREVINEYDGSYIIVSHAYPIKALICDMLGMGEDDCYSVEIKNASMSAIDVTNGRVLSIGTFLISDRVKRFFS
- the aroC gene encoding chorismate synthase — protein: MFYLGNVLKLSLFGSSHGESVGSLVDGFPVGYKIPLDYIQKYMEYRRPGNTIITSQRKEEDVVKIISGMHNGFTDGSPITMIIENKNVISSYYEELKENPRPGHSDYTLYVKYGDFRNYEGGGFLSGRMTAPLVAAGALAKSYLDSLGIKITSYMKSIGEVTCDEIRGDPYNFETRIPDPEKNSLATSLLVDIMKSGDSIGGRIDTIVEGLPPGVGEPFFNSVESEISRAMFSIPAVKAIEFGDGFTLSKMKGSEANDPFTVLDGHILTKTNHNGGILGGMTTGMPVKFSIAVKPTPSIHKKQDTINLISKEKSEITVKGRHDPCVAIRAVPVVECLTAFVLMDLMMMGGFIDRYGNVRGRSLL
- a CDS encoding tyrosine-type recombinase/integrase translates to MFNCVLRLKEACDLKISNIYDDTIKVLGKGQKERLVYLPPETKEALMDYLKVRTPEKNLEDRDYVFTTASWKKLSYNYFTKICHEISIMAGVKWHPHMVRHTYATELFKSGVNIYYVARLLGH
- a CDS encoding Eco57I restriction-modification methylase domain-containing protein yields the protein MIDGPSISDESFKWKAEFPEIMKNGGFYIVIGNPPYVDIKGLDPTIVKYLFSNYTTVENRMNPYSAFVERAANLLKNYGYFGFIIPNSILYNESYKKHGLFY
- a CDS encoding alpha/beta hydrolase, whose translation is MPIDPQVRKYLDAMSKVSVPELNKTPIEDLRKIFDTPASGAPKVKISVVEDMILDTDAAKLPARLYDDSNSDSLVLYFHGGGFVFGSIETHDSLCRRIAKYSGSKVISVGYRLGPENKFPVAQIDAFNSYLYVLKRSEELGVDSDKIALMGDSAGGNLAAVASLMARDKGIKLPRLQVLVYPSTGPDMTSKSYLEYSSIYLTKELLNWFSSQYLNSIEDALNPYFSPILADLSGLPEAIVVTDEYDPLLEQGETYSATLRDSGVPVTSIRVNGMIHGFLSNFHLFRAADVSLMMISGAIHTILES